In Blautia wexlerae DSM 19850, a single window of DNA contains:
- a CDS encoding YhfC family intramembrane metalloprotease: MELNTISGLAIAGVICSVVLSMGVPIALFIAGRVKLKARISSFFIGAGTYLLFAMLLEQQLHVLVIQFCGLNAQSRPWLYYVYAALAAAVFEETGRLIAMKFWMKKWLDFPNALMYGIGHGGVEAILIGGLSGISNLVSMLMINSGAMQNTLAALPAESANQIVSQLSALWTTPAPLFFVSGIERISAIILHIGLSLLIYRAVKAGKCRTAAFTAVLAYGIHFIVDFFAVAGPALLPIYVIEIGVFVMAAGTLVMALKMGRMEEL; this comes from the coding sequence ATGGAATTGAACACAATATCAGGTCTGGCGATAGCGGGAGTTATCTGCTCCGTTGTCCTCTCGATGGGGGTACCGATTGCTTTGTTCATTGCAGGAAGGGTGAAGCTTAAGGCAAGGATTTCCTCGTTCTTTATCGGAGCAGGAACCTATCTGCTGTTTGCCATGCTGTTGGAACAGCAGCTGCATGTTCTTGTCATTCAGTTCTGCGGACTGAACGCACAGAGCAGGCCATGGCTTTACTATGTGTACGCGGCTTTGGCTGCAGCGGTTTTTGAAGAGACCGGAAGACTGATTGCCATGAAGTTCTGGATGAAGAAATGGCTGGATTTTCCAAATGCACTGATGTATGGAATCGGGCATGGCGGTGTGGAGGCCATTCTAATCGGAGGACTCTCCGGAATCAGCAATCTTGTGTCCATGCTGATGATCAACAGCGGAGCCATGCAGAATACGCTGGCGGCACTTCCTGCTGAGTCTGCAAACCAGATCGTGTCACAGCTGTCGGCCCTATGGACAACACCGGCACCACTCTTTTTTGTAAGCGGAATCGAAAGAATCAGTGCCATCATTCTGCATATCGGGTTGTCACTGCTGATCTACCGGGCGGTAAAGGCAGGCAAATGCAGGACAGCGGCTTTTACAGCGGTTCTTGCATATGGGATTCATTTTATCGTGGACTTCTTTGCCGTGGCAGGTCCGGCGCTTCTTCCCATCTATGTGATTGAAATTGGTGTCTTTGTGATGGCAGCCGGAACTCTTGTTATGGCGCTGAAGATGGGAAGGATGGAAGAACTGTGA
- a CDS encoding helix-turn-helix transcriptional regulator, producing MKEQLQLKNHLKEVRTEANLSQAQLAEMVGVSRNTISSIETGQFNPTAKLALILCIALDKKFEELFYF from the coding sequence ATGAAAGAACAATTACAACTGAAAAATCACTTAAAGGAAGTTCGCACAGAAGCAAATCTTTCTCAAGCTCAGCTTGCAGAAATGGTAGGGGTATCAAGAAATACCATTAGTTCTATTGAAACAGGACAGTTTAATCCAACTGCAAAATTGGCTCTAATTCTTTGTATTGCATTGGACAAAAAATTTGAGGAACTATTCTATTTTTAG
- a CDS encoding 8-oxo-dGTP diphosphatase — translation MSRKNHEMIDGKLLQTDKKYAQLKLKQKEKIAEWMFQATRDYYMKKYTFPNDKHLEEVVDIVYEKIEDAEIWIPYGEVFKHYKSKRSDINKRIRRSLNEKEESRIEKVCFMNMCMIQDDKGNVLALDKVNDSYTGTTFPGGHVEQNEIFQKSMIREVWEETGLTIETPKLCGLYHWHKGGVHYVITLYRADRFIGELTSSEEGQVYWIPLEELKTKELATGMEYVLQILESEQVNECYMHLEADGYVGDLY, via the coding sequence ATGTCACGGAAAAACCATGAAATGATAGATGGAAAATTACTGCAGACTGACAAGAAATATGCTCAGTTGAAATTAAAGCAGAAAGAGAAGATTGCAGAATGGATGTTCCAGGCAACCAGGGATTATTATATGAAAAAATACACTTTCCCAAACGACAAACATCTGGAAGAAGTGGTGGATATTGTGTATGAAAAAATTGAAGATGCAGAAATCTGGATTCCGTATGGAGAGGTATTCAAGCATTACAAATCCAAACGATCGGATATCAATAAACGTATCAGAAGATCTCTGAATGAAAAAGAAGAGAGTCGGATTGAGAAGGTTTGCTTTATGAATATGTGTATGATCCAAGATGACAAAGGAAATGTGCTGGCATTGGATAAAGTGAATGACAGCTATACAGGGACAACTTTTCCAGGTGGTCATGTGGAGCAGAACGAGATATTTCAAAAATCTATGATCCGGGAAGTTTGGGAAGAAACAGGTCTTACGATTGAAACACCGAAGCTCTGCGGTTTATATCATTGGCATAAGGGTGGAGTACATTATGTGATTACGCTGTACAGAGCTGATAGATTTATCGGAGAATTGACAAGTTCGGAGGAAGGGCAGGTGTATTGGATTCCGCTGGAAGAATTAAAAACCAAAGAATTGGCTACAGGTATGGAATACGTTTTACAGATCTTGGAGTCTGAGCAGGTGAATGAGTGTTATATGCATCTGGAAGCAGATGGATATGTTGGAGATTTATATTAA
- a CDS encoding DUF6442 family protein: protein MKKDEILNASRKEHRNKDLAEMEVVYQAGSHASRVGALVCCLLSLLSSVLAHTMIYSPWVIYFSIIATQWLVRFIKMKRKSDLVLTVLFFVLSILAFVGFVSHLLEVRI, encoded by the coding sequence ATGAAAAAGGACGAAATCTTAAATGCAAGCAGAAAAGAACATCGCAATAAGGACTTGGCTGAAATGGAAGTGGTATATCAAGCCGGAAGTCACGCAAGCAGAGTTGGTGCTTTAGTGTGTTGTTTGCTTTCGCTGTTATCTTCTGTGCTTGCTCATACTATGATTTACAGTCCGTGGGTTATATACTTCAGCATTATTGCAACACAATGGTTAGTTCGTTTTATCAAAATGAAGCGAAAGAGCGATTTGGTCTTGACTGTTCTGTTTTTTGTGCTTTCCATTTTGGCATTTGTTGGATTTGTTAGCCATCTTTTAGAGGTGAGAATATGA
- a CDS encoding plasmid mobilization protein, with protein MAKRKRNIQILFCVSPEEKKLIRRKMIESKTKNMGAYLRKMAIDGYIVNTDTTPLKKQYEEMHKIGVNINQITKKVNSTGDLYSEETQELKEMEKEFWRILRSSPLK; from the coding sequence ATGGCAAAGAGAAAAAGAAATATACAGATCTTGTTTTGTGTTTCCCCCGAAGAAAAGAAGCTGATTCGCAGAAAGATGATTGAATCAAAGACTAAAAACATGGGAGCTTATCTTCGTAAAATGGCAATTGACGGTTATATTGTCAATACAGACACTACTCCATTAAAAAAACAATACGAGGAAATGCATAAGATCGGTGTGAATATTAATCAGATTACGAAAAAAGTAAACAGTACCGGAGATCTGTATTCTGAAGAAACGCAGGAATTGAAAGAGATGGAGAAAGAATTTTGGCGTATCTTAAGATCTTCCCCATTAAAGTAA